The following proteins are co-located in the Merismopedia glauca CCAP 1448/3 genome:
- a CDS encoding glycerol-3-phosphate acyltransferase, with translation MNAVWGLLVILIFCPILGGLPLIAGITRLLTGKKLRELGTGNVSVSAAFYHGGKLAGVLAVISEAAKGIIAVLLARVFFPAGSEWELVALIALVMGRYVIGKGAGTTNVVWGFVVHDWLVAGLTCLIGGIGFKIWRDKQSAKYLVLILFPVILGLVHPREGAKLAAAIALAATIAAIYQKIPDDLDLPADRGDMKTQSTFRFFRGDRAIITLDRVLDAQKVGQKAANLSQLKAWGYSVPEGWILPARDDLQPIIDYLHPTPEQPLVVRSSAVGEDSASASSAGIYRSILNVTSRESLKEAIALCLQAYDTPSAMEYRQDFGVVEGSMSILIQKQIPGVFSGVAFSRDPVSQQGDTVVIEALPGNASQIVSGKVTPQTYYVNSASEVDIINAQAHKIDIPTQLIQQVAQIARELETRFQEVPQDVEWTYDGKSLWILQARPVTTLLPIWTRKIASEVIPGIIHPLTWSINRPLTCGVWGEIFSLVLGKRAEGLDFNSTATLHYSQAYFNASLLGEIFLRMGLPAKSLEFLTRGEKFTKPPLSSTITNLPGLLRLLKREISLKTDFQKDDRAYFIPTLEQLATQKLDRLTPSEIWERVIKIRQILKKATYYSIMAPLSFAIRQSIFKTPDSSLDRSLTPEVASMRSLRELAGSETGFDCWLETYGYLSQVGTDISVPTWKEDPQMVRNLLSQFVNDEAFPTNTPKVRKRGLVQSRLDLKGRVTEVYSRLLAELRWCFVALEELWIDSGHLSVKGDVFFLEVTEIEDLVAAKNLDLQGLIAQRRSQYNADAQLTNIPYLFYGNSPPHPQSPIPNPQSHHLQGIGASPGIVVGRVKVVRNFQVIADINPKTILVVPYTDSGWAPLLSRVGGIIAEVGGRLSHGAIVAREYGIPAVMDIPHATQILQDGQMVRIDGQTGSIQVFDELN, from the coding sequence ATGAATGCAGTTTGGGGACTTCTGGTAATTTTGATTTTTTGCCCAATATTGGGAGGATTACCCCTAATTGCTGGGATAACTCGACTGTTGACAGGTAAGAAATTGAGAGAATTGGGAACCGGAAATGTGTCTGTTTCTGCGGCTTTTTATCACGGAGGTAAATTAGCTGGAGTTTTAGCAGTTATTTCGGAAGCTGCCAAAGGTATAATCGCCGTATTACTAGCTAGAGTCTTTTTTCCTGCGGGTTCGGAGTGGGAATTAGTTGCTTTAATTGCTTTGGTAATGGGGAGATATGTAATTGGTAAAGGTGCGGGAACGACTAATGTAGTTTGGGGATTTGTCGTTCACGATTGGCTAGTTGCAGGATTAACGTGTTTAATTGGGGGAATTGGGTTTAAGATTTGGCGAGATAAACAAAGCGCGAAATATCTGGTTTTAATCCTGTTTCCTGTGATTTTAGGACTGGTGCATCCTCGTGAAGGTGCAAAACTGGCTGCGGCGATCGCTTTAGCTGCTACAATCGCTGCCATCTATCAAAAAATCCCTGACGATCTAGATCTACCAGCAGACAGAGGCGATATGAAGACTCAATCTACGTTTCGTTTCTTTAGAGGCGATCGCGCTATTATTACTCTAGATCGGGTATTAGATGCTCAAAAAGTCGGTCAAAAAGCTGCTAATCTCTCCCAATTAAAAGCTTGGGGTTATTCAGTACCGGAAGGTTGGATTTTGCCAGCCAGAGACGATCTGCAACCTATAATCGATTATCTCCACCCTACCCCAGAACAGCCTCTAGTAGTGCGTTCTTCTGCGGTGGGAGAAGATTCAGCTTCAGCTTCCTCTGCGGGGATTTATAGATCGATTCTGAATGTCACGAGTCGAGAAAGCTTAAAAGAGGCGATCGCACTTTGTTTACAAGCATACGACACTCCCAGTGCAATGGAATATCGTCAAGATTTTGGCGTGGTTGAAGGTTCCATGTCTATCCTGATTCAAAAGCAGATTCCAGGTGTCTTTTCTGGGGTGGCTTTTAGTCGAGATCCAGTTAGTCAGCAAGGGGATACGGTAGTTATTGAAGCGCTACCAGGAAATGCTAGTCAAATCGTTTCAGGAAAGGTGACTCCGCAGACGTATTACGTTAATAGTGCTAGTGAGGTAGATATTATTAATGCTCAAGCCCATAAAATAGATATTCCTACCCAATTAATCCAGCAAGTTGCTCAAATCGCCAGAGAATTAGAAACTCGTTTCCAAGAAGTTCCGCAAGATGTAGAATGGACTTACGATGGTAAAAGCTTGTGGATTTTACAAGCTCGTCCAGTTACTACTTTACTACCCATTTGGACGCGCAAAATCGCTTCAGAAGTAATTCCTGGGATTATTCATCCTCTCACTTGGTCAATTAATCGTCCTCTTACCTGCGGTGTTTGGGGAGAAATATTTAGCTTAGTTTTAGGAAAACGTGCTGAAGGCTTAGATTTTAACTCTACTGCAACTTTACACTACTCCCAAGCTTATTTTAATGCTTCGTTACTAGGAGAAATCTTTCTGCGGATGGGTTTACCAGCTAAAAGCTTGGAATTCCTGACTAGAGGAGAAAAGTTTACTAAACCGCCTCTGAGTTCAACTATTACTAATCTACCTGGCTTGTTGCGGTTGCTAAAGCGGGAAATTAGTTTAAAAACAGATTTCCAAAAAGACGATCGCGCCTACTTTATCCCCACTTTAGAGCAATTAGCTACCCAAAAACTGGATCGACTCACCCCATCGGAAATTTGGGAAAGAGTTATCAAAATCCGCCAAATTCTCAAAAAAGCAACTTATTACAGTATTATGGCTCCTTTGAGCTTCGCTATCAGACAATCGATCTTCAAAACACCGGATAGCAGTTTAGATCGCAGTCTAACACCAGAAGTCGCTTCGATGCGATCGCTTCGAGAATTAGCAGGTTCAGAAACAGGTTTCGATTGCTGGTTAGAAACCTATGGTTATCTAAGTCAGGTGGGAACAGATATTTCAGTTCCTACTTGGAAGGAAGATCCTCAAATGGTGAGGAATTTATTATCTCAATTTGTCAATGACGAGGCTTTTCCTACAAATACACCCAAAGTTAGAAAACGCGGTTTAGTTCAATCGCGTTTGGATCTTAAAGGGAGAGTGACTGAGGTTTACAGTCGCTTGCTGGCGGAATTAAGGTGGTGTTTTGTGGCTTTAGAGGAGTTATGGATCGATTCAGGACATTTATCAGTTAAAGGGGATGTTTTTTTCCTGGAAGTTACGGAAATTGAGGATTTAGTCGCTGCGAAAAATCTAGATTTGCAGGGTTTGATAGCGCAAAGGCGATCGCAATATAATGCAGACGCTCAACTGACTAATATCCCCTATCTATTCTATGGTAACTCTCCTCCCCATCCCCAATCCCCAATTCCCAATCCCCAATCCCATCACTTACAGGGAATAGGTGCTAGTCCTGGAATTGTAGTTGGAAGAGTCAAAGTAGTACGAAATTTCCAGGTTATTGCCGATATTAACCCAAAAACCATCTTGGTTGTTCCCTACACTGATTCTGGATGGGCACCTTTATTATCTAGGGTAGGTGGGATTATTGCAGAAGTGGGGGGAAGACTCTCTCATGGCGCGATCGTAGCACGAGAGTATGGAATTCCAGCAGTAATGGATATTCCCCATGCCACCCAAATTCTCCAGGATGGTCAGATGGTGAGAATAGATGGTCAAACTGGATCGATTCAGGTGTTTGATGAGTTGAACTAG
- a CDS encoding peroxiredoxin-like family protein: MNTLAILRETQRQRVSDGAIVSIMDGCESASRSLVTIWSQLGDFDTLEYAWWLQREAGKIQRQGIAIAAVGIGDRASGQRFCNYTGFDPNCLFVDPTGELHRQLELYPGLSLKLPGLSPSQNAWFNLLLMCAGIGSPGTLAEVFRGYRGDRSSPQLIDDEEVVKATPLPPIKGSFFKLAGGSGFQRPFELATLRLRNMTESLSNWQTYVPNSAYLTQRGGTFLFDSHGTLLYEHRDRSILGFAENMSQPLSFLCKI; this comes from the coding sequence ATGAATACGTTGGCAATTTTGAGAGAAACCCAGCGCCAGAGGGTAAGCGATGGAGCTATAGTTTCTATTATGGATGGTTGTGAGTCTGCTAGTCGATCGCTAGTTACGATCTGGTCGCAACTGGGAGATTTTGATACTCTAGAATATGCTTGGTGGTTGCAGCGAGAAGCAGGTAAGATCCAAAGACAAGGAATTGCGATCGCAGCAGTTGGCATTGGCGATCGCGCTTCTGGTCAACGCTTCTGCAACTATACTGGATTCGATCCCAACTGCCTGTTTGTCGATCCTACAGGGGAGTTACACCGCCAGTTAGAACTATATCCAGGACTGTCTCTGAAGCTACCTGGGTTATCTCCCAGTCAGAATGCTTGGTTCAACTTATTGCTGATGTGTGCGGGTATCGGTAGCCCTGGAACGCTAGCAGAGGTATTTCGCGGCTATAGGGGGGATCGCAGTTCTCCTCAACTAATTGATGATGAAGAAGTCGTCAAAGCAACACCCCTTCCCCCCATCAAAGGTTCTTTTTTTAAACTAGCTGGTGGTAGCGGATTTCAACGCCCGTTTGAGTTAGCCACTTTAAGACTCCGCAATATGACAGAATCTCTCAGTAATTGGCAGACTTATGTCCCAAATTCAGCTTATCTAACCCAGCGTGGTGGCACATTCCTGTTTGACTCTCATGGTACTCTACTGTACGAACACCGCGATCGCTCAATCCTCGGTTTTGCAGAAAACATGAGTCAACCCCTTTCATTCCTCTGTAAGATCTGA
- a CDS encoding RecQ family ATP-dependent DNA helicase — MQSIDAWENVKLAFQNIWGYSDFRPPQGEIVRALLKQQDALIVMPTGGGKSICFQLPALLQTGLTIVVSPLVALMENQVQELREKGLPAGMLHGELGKSDRAATLKAIESGKLRLLYLSPETLLSKPVWERISQPQVQINGLILDEAHCLVQWGETFRPAYRRLGAVRSALLKSKAEGSQIAIAAFTATADPVTQTTLERVLQLRSPQKFLINPYRPNLKLQVKTICTPRGRRKQLLKFIQSHPQKSGLVYVRTRKDSEELAEWLQKQGLSTAAYHAGLTPKVRRTLEGDWLHGKLQFVVCTCAFGMGINKPDVRWIAHFHPPLLLSEYVQEIGRAGRDGKVAEALMLVSEPTGWLDPEDKQRQQFFQSQELKQRQIAQQLSDRLPSQGNIEAVCRQFPQGEIALSLLHGTGQVQWQDPFHYILNRAAVTQKITQNLAVQRMNQYMTTKQCRWQFILESFGFSVEAKSLGKGCGYCDHC; from the coding sequence ATGCAATCAATAGATGCTTGGGAAAATGTGAAACTAGCCTTCCAAAATATTTGGGGATACTCAGATTTTCGCCCACCCCAAGGGGAAATTGTGCGCGCACTTTTGAAGCAGCAAGATGCTTTAATTGTGATGCCTACAGGTGGCGGGAAATCCATTTGTTTTCAACTTCCAGCCCTCTTACAAACTGGTTTAACCATCGTCGTTTCGCCATTAGTTGCTTTGATGGAAAATCAGGTACAAGAACTACGAGAAAAAGGGTTACCAGCCGGAATGTTGCACGGAGAATTGGGAAAGAGCGATCGCGCAGCAACTCTAAAAGCGATAGAATCGGGTAAACTGAGGCTGTTGTATCTTTCTCCCGAAACTTTACTGAGCAAACCCGTCTGGGAGAGAATTTCACAGCCCCAGGTGCAGATTAACGGGTTAATCCTGGATGAAGCTCATTGCTTGGTTCAGTGGGGAGAAACCTTTAGACCAGCTTACCGCCGTCTGGGAGCGGTTAGATCGGCTTTACTGAAGTCTAAAGCAGAAGGAAGTCAGATCGCGATCGCAGCTTTTACAGCTACCGCCGATCCTGTGACTCAAACCACCCTAGAACGGGTTTTACAACTGCGATCGCCTCAAAAGTTTCTCATCAATCCCTACCGCCCTAACCTGAAACTGCAAGTTAAAACTATTTGCACACCCAGAGGCAGGCGCAAGCAACTCCTCAAATTTATCCAATCCCACCCTCAAAAATCTGGTTTAGTCTATGTTCGCACTCGCAAAGATAGTGAAGAGTTAGCCGAATGGTTGCAAAAACAGGGTTTATCTACAGCCGCCTATCATGCTGGATTGACTCCCAAAGTCAGACGGACTCTAGAAGGTGATTGGTTGCATGGTAAGTTGCAGTTTGTGGTTTGTACCTGCGCCTTTGGGATGGGAATTAATAAACCTGATGTCAGATGGATTGCTCATTTTCACCCCCCATTATTACTGAGCGAGTACGTCCAAGAAATTGGTAGAGCGGGGAGAGATGGTAAAGTAGCTGAAGCTCTAATGCTAGTTAGCGAACCTACAGGATGGCTAGATCCAGAGGATAAACAGCGCCAACAGTTTTTCCAGAGTCAGGAACTAAAACAGAGGCAAATTGCCCAACAATTGAGCGATCGCCTGCCATCGCAAGGTAATATCGAAGCTGTATGTCGCCAGTTCCCACAAGGAGAAATCGCCCTTTCACTCTTGCACGGTACTGGACAGGTTCAATGGCAAGATCCTTTCCATTATATCTTGAATCGCGCTGCTGTGACTCAAAAAATAACTCAAAACTTGGCAGTGCAGCGTATGAACCAATATATGACCACTAAACAGTGTCGCTGGCAGTTTATCCTGGAATCCTTTGGGTTTTCCGTGGAGGCGAAATCTTTAGGTAAAGGATGCGGATATTGCGATCACTGTTAA
- a CDS encoding PepSY domain-containing protein, which produces MSKNLQFNLRKLHRKIAPILFLPLLISALTGIAYRIGRSWFGLSDQFGDFMMIIHEGKYLGKPLAPVYVLLTGLGLAGMLVTGIFMLKQRQNQSKSDKFSTRLLHRFLAPVFFLPLVVSASTGITYRLGKTWFGLSTEQAQLFLDIHQGNYLGSSWRGVYILLVGLGLIFMLVTGMEMTGIFRNNLIKVQAK; this is translated from the coding sequence ATGAGTAAGAATCTTCAATTTAATCTGCGTAAATTACACCGCAAAATTGCTCCGATCTTGTTCTTACCTCTACTAATTAGTGCTTTAACTGGTATCGCTTATCGTATCGGTAGGAGTTGGTTTGGTTTATCGGATCAATTTGGTGACTTCATGATGATAATTCATGAGGGGAAGTATTTAGGAAAGCCTCTAGCACCAGTTTATGTGCTGCTTACAGGTTTGGGATTAGCAGGTATGTTAGTCACTGGAATCTTCATGCTCAAGCAGCGTCAAAATCAATCAAAATCTGATAAATTTAGCACTCGTCTCCTGCATCGGTTTTTAGCACCAGTTTTCTTTTTACCATTAGTTGTTAGTGCATCAACAGGTATCACCTACCGTCTTGGTAAAACATGGTTTGGTTTATCTACTGAACAAGCTCAGTTGTTTTTGGATATCCATCAAGGTAACTATCTAGGATCGTCATGGCGTGGGGTATACATACTTCTAGTAGGTTTAGGTTTAATATTCATGTTGGTTACGGGAATGGAGATGACAGGTATTTTCCGAAATAACCTCATTAAAGTTCAAGCCAAGTAA